One Oryza brachyantha chromosome 3, ObraRS2, whole genome shotgun sequence DNA segment encodes these proteins:
- the LOC102700412 gene encoding protein ENHANCED DISEASE RESISTANCE 4-like, with amino-acid sequence MASANTGGIRLVRCPKCYNILPEPPNVTVYECGGCNTILRAKIRVSNAQNVATKQVRHDSDDFSVATTASNGGPPQNRELAFSGATMDSSCAPEAPTTETEHDNNGVSSRENGHAMSVEKNASEVADTDSKENCNLDGQNTSGRIEVPSEEVLPNVNNMDIDSDKEETDNLEGVAENQEDRRVTGGDDMECSLDAAPEHEVPLPHESKPNSELKEATENEDEASKKRFFARAPSRSCDLRESHRASAGSSLDFHSARTSLQSKSFRASEPLQSKIMKTVDELRGDLSEFFSKPEEDDCNPKTAAYPPRPSDQDGYKPRAPITASVPLTAYHPAAKHSGHVARLSRSGQVPLPPRRELSSLRYRRRRRAYACCHSEQMEMMRPRAPCAHDCCHSCRPPCRHHGSWKNQDDAAVQRPPVQEMKRRLPPRHHCLPVLRGAPFVVCSSCNRLVQLPTDFAVPSKGTRRLKCGSCSEILSYSYRDPAKKKLQSPSGDEEYQYSTDDYEIQQGADHRTTGYNEAEPFSYSEEYGVSYSTEDEQPLHVSRNSSFDTVDERNAKLHRLMGYSSASELLLRRRSPDLYESFVERAPAARTDGGKGKAICVADEDDNSSAMKRSKVRGGGLPLHGILKRGIHGLESLKLRS; translated from the exons ATGGCGAGTGCAAACACCGGAGGTATACGTCTGGTGAGATGCCCAAAATGTTATAACATTCTCCCAGAGCCTCCCAATGTTACAGTCTACGAGTGTGGCGGCTGTAACACCATACTTCGAG CTAAAATACGTGTCAGCAATGCACAAAATGTAGCCACAAAACAAGTCCGGCATGACTCTGACGATTTTTCAGTCGCTACCACCGCCAGCAATGGAGGCCCCCCTCAAAACAGGGAGCTTGCTTTCAGTGGTGCCACCATGGACAGTTCCTGCGCACCTGAAGCTCCGACCACCGAGACAGAGCACGACAACAATGGCGTGAGCAGCAGGGAGAACGGCCATGCTATGTCAGTTGAGAAGAATGCTTCTGAAGTTGCAGATACTGACAGTAAGGAAAACTGCAATTTGGATGGCCAGAACACCAGTGGAAGGATCGAAGTTCCTTCTGAAGAAGTACTCCCCAACGTGAATAACATGGACATCGATTCCGACAAAGAGGAAACCGATAATTTGGAAGGAGTTGCAGAGAATCAAGAGGATCGCAGAGTAACCGGAGGCGATGATATGGAATGCAGCCTGGATGCTGCacccgagcacgaagtgcccTTACCTCACGAGAGCAAGCCAAACTCTGAGCTGAAGGAAGCAACTGAAAACGAAGATGAGGCAAGCAAGAAACGTTTTTTCGCGAGGGCGCCATCTCGGTCCTGCGATCTCCGAGAATCGCATCGCGCGTCGGCTGGCAGCTCACTTGATTTCCACTCTGCCAGGACCTCGCTCCAGTCCAAGAGCTTCAGGGCAAGTGAGCCCCTCCAATCAAAGATCATGAAGACGGTGGATGAGCTGAGAGGCGACCTCTCTGAATTTTTCAGCAAACCTGAAGAAGATGACTGCAACCCCAAGACAGCAGCATACCCTCCTCGGCCTTCAGACCAAGACGGCTACAAGCCTCGTGCACCCATCACGGCCAGTGTGCCTCTCACGGCTTACCACCCTGCGGCTAAGCATTCTGGCCATGTAGCTCGCCTGAGCAGGTCAGGCCAGGTCCCTCTTCCTCCACGTCGTGAGCTTTCCTCGCTGCGGtatcgccggcggcgcagggCCTACGCGTGCTGCCACAGCGAGCAGATGGAGATGATGAGGCCCCGCGCCCCCTGTGCCCATGACTGCTGCCATAGCTGCCGGCCACCCTGTCGTCACCACGGGTCATGGAAGAACCAAGACGACGCCGCGGTGCAGAGGCCGCCGGTTCAGGAGATGAAGCGCCGGCTTCCCCCCAGGCACCACTGCCTACCGGTGCTGCGAGGCGCGCCGTTCGTCGTCTGCTCCAGCTGCAACCGGCTGGTCCAGCTGCCCACCGACTTCGCCGTCCCGAGCAAAGGCACACGCAGGCTGAAGTGCGGCTCCTGCTCGGAGATCCTCTCCTACTCGTACAGAGACCCGGCCAAGAAGAAGCTCCAGTCCccgtccggcgacgaggagtACCAGTACAGCACCGACGACTACGAGATCCAGCAGGGAGCCGACCACAGGACCACTGGCTACAACGAGGCCGAGCCGTTCTCGTACTCGGAGGAGTACGGCGTGAGCTACTCCACCGAGGACGAGCAGCCCCTGCACGTGTCGAGGAACTCGTCGTTCGACACCGTCGACGAGAGGAACGCCAAGCTGCACCGGCTGATGGGGTACTCGTCGGCAagcgagctgctgctgcggcggcgctctCCCGACCTCTACGAGAGCTTCGTAGAACGAGCTCCGGCTGCAAGAACGGATGGCGGGAAGGGGAAAGCCATCTGCGTGGCTGACGAAGATGACAACTCTAGTGCGATGAAGCGGTCGAAGGTGAGAGGTGGCGGCTTGCCACTCCATGGAATTCTCAAGAGGGGGATCCATGGACTAGAATCCCTGAAGCTCAGGTCATAG
- the LOC121054001 gene encoding uncharacterized protein LOC121054001 yields the protein MRSAISRPAPAPVRCAASLRGPRARASRAAARGRGVAVPALRALCGGGTEPVETRKDGEGLGKEEEAAEELEVLEAEAMGGGDEGRRPTDYDRRAHIFEESSRVFSALKHRHDNGAVGAAAEMERHADSGSS from the coding sequence ATGCGTTCCGCTATCTCCCGCCCTGCTCCCGCGCCCGTGCGCTGCGCGGCGTCGTTGCGAGGCCCGCGGGCGAGGGCGAGCCgggccgccgcgcgcgggcgTGGTGTCGCCGTCCCCGCGCTCCGCGCGCTgtgcggcggcgggacggAGCCGGTGGAGACGCGGAAGGACGGTGAAGGGctagggaaggaggaggaggctgcggaGGAGCTGGAGGTGCTGGAGGCGGAGGCCATGGGCGGGGGCGACGAGGGGCGCCGCCCCACGGACTACGACCGCCGCGCGCACATCTTCGAGGAGAGCTCCCGGGTGTTCAGCGCCCTCAAGCACCGCCACGACAacggcgccgtcggcgcagCGGCTGAGATGGAACGTCACGCGGACAGCGGCAGCTCGTGA